Proteins found in one Methanospirillum hungatei JF-1 genomic segment:
- a CDS encoding CAP domain-containing protein yields MGDFILIFRFFLICVLLLTIPCFVAGEEKAADIGLLSIDVQPSAAPGSSVFGSVTAVNYGQMISMSRKVTFYLSSDEKITPADYELGSVHFSFLRPGETAHRELLATVPDTIPPGEYIAGAILGPGFSLTPDPHPENDVISQGTVTIGKTYTRPQDWFNEKIAEIILVLSNDERALRDLPSLTRDTALDVIALEHSKDMAHRGFFDHTNPDGEDPADRADRHHYDQSRTLPDGTSFYGIGENIVKIPVEKDVYGFGEIRNDDPYEIAQVAIESFMDSPPHKEALLLPAHEKIGIGVAFDGEYYYATQNFF; encoded by the coding sequence ATGGGTGATTTCATACTGATATTTCGTTTTTTCCTCATCTGTGTTCTGCTTCTTACTATCCCGTGTTTTGTGGCCGGAGAAGAAAAAGCAGCAGATATCGGACTGCTTTCAATCGATGTTCAACCCTCTGCTGCTCCAGGCTCTTCCGTTTTTGGAAGTGTGACAGCAGTCAATTATGGTCAGATGATCTCGATGAGCAGAAAAGTGACTTTTTATCTCTCTTCCGATGAAAAAATTACACCGGCTGATTATGAGTTGGGATCGGTGCATTTCTCATTCCTCAGGCCTGGAGAGACTGCCCATCGTGAACTCCTGGCAACTGTGCCAGATACCATTCCTCCGGGGGAGTATATCGCAGGGGCAATTCTGGGACCGGGTTTTTCCCTTACTCCTGATCCCCATCCTGAGAATGATGTCATTTCACAGGGGACCGTTACCATTGGGAAGACATATACCCGGCCACAGGACTGGTTCAATGAAAAGATTGCAGAGATTATTCTTGTTCTCTCGAATGATGAACGGGCCCTCCGGGACCTGCCTTCACTTACCCGTGACACCGCTCTGGATGTGATCGCTCTCGAGCACAGCAAAGATATGGCTCACAGGGGCTTTTTTGATCATACCAATCCGGATGGTGAGGACCCTGCAGATCGTGCAGATCGCCATCATTATGATCAGTCCCGGACGCTGCCGGACGGGACATCGTTTTACGGAATTGGAGAGAATATTGTGAAGATCCCGGTTGAGAAGGATGTGTACGGATTTGGGGAGATCAGAAATGATGACCCCTATGAGATTGCACAGGTGGCCATTGAATCCTTTATGGACAGCCCGCCGCATAAAGAGGCACTTCTCCTCCCCGCTCACGAAAAAATCGGAATTGGGGTGGCATTTGATGGTGAATATTATTATGCCACCCAGAACTTTTTTTAA